A region from the Vulpes lagopus strain Blue_001 chromosome 5, ASM1834538v1, whole genome shotgun sequence genome encodes:
- the LOC121491908 gene encoding regenerating islet-derived protein 3-gamma-like — translation MMLPPMTLPSMSWMLLSCLMVLSQVRGEDSQKDVPAPRITCPKGSKAYASHCYALFMTPKSWMDADMACQKRPSGHLVSVLSGSEASFVASLVKNSVNTYSYVWMGLHDPTEGYEPNADGWEWSSADILNYFAWEKDPSTIANPGYCGSLSRSTGYLKWKDYNCATKLPYICKFKD, via the exons ATGATGCTGCCTCCCATGACCCTCCCCAGCATGTCCTGGATGCTGCTCTCCTGCCTGATGGTCCTGTCTCAGGTCCGAG GTGAAGACTCCCAGAAGGACGTGCCTGCCCCACGGATCACCTGTCCCAAAGGCTCCAAGGCCTATGCCTCCCACTGCTATGCCTTGTTTATGACCCCCAAATCCTGGATGGATGCTGAT ATGGCCTGCCAGAAGAGGCCCTCGGGACACCTTgtgtctgtgctcagtgggagtgAGGCATCCTTTGTGGCCTCCCTGGTCAAGAACAGTGTGAACACCTACTCATATGTCTGGATGGGGCTCCATGACCCCACAGAG GGCTATGAGCCCAATGCAGATGGTTGGGAGTGGAGTAGTGCTGATATTCTGAATTACTTTGCCTGGGAGAAAGACCCCTCCACCATCGCAAATCCTGGCTATTGTGGGAGCCTGTCAAGAAGCACAG gATATCTGAAATGGAAAGATTATAACTGTGCTACGAAGCTACCCTATATCTGCAAGTTCAAGGACTAG